In Chaetodon auriga isolate fChaAug3 chromosome 7, fChaAug3.hap1, whole genome shotgun sequence, a genomic segment contains:
- the tlcd2 gene encoding TLC domain-containing protein 2, with the protein MELSSVILTTGSSVGFFRLVNAGVRKLPMPESACRNAWKWRNISTSFVHSFITAIWAVLCFFLHPQMAEDLIETHSVFSHALVSFSIGYFIYDFFDMVVNQKLGQSWELLFHHLVVITCFGLSVLSWRYVGFAVVALLVEINSVFLHLRQLLRMASMAKGTLYRVNSMINLGTYVVFRINTLAWMTRWLVLNRDKVPLLAYTLGSVGMAIMTAMNIVLFYRLLRSDFLKSSTRETKKEKEM; encoded by the exons ATGGAGTTGAGCTCAGTGATTTTAACGACTGGGAGCTCGGTCGGGTTTTTCAGACTTGTCAACGCTGGGGTTAGAAAACTCCCCATGCCTGAGTCTGCCTGCAGGAATGCATGGAAATGGAGAAATATCTCCACATCCTTCGTGCACAGTTTTATCACGGCGATATGGGCTGTGCTTTG ctttttccttCACCCACAAATGGCTGAAGATTTGATAGAAACTCACTCCGTGTTTTCTCATGCTTTGGTGTCATTTTCGATCG GTTACTTCATCTATGACTTCTTCGACATGGTGGTAAACCAGAAGCTGGGTCAGTCCTGGGAGCTGCTCTTTCATCACTTGGTG GTGATCACCTGTTTCGGCCTCTCTGTGCTATCCTGGCGCTACGTGGGCTTCGCCGTGGTGGCCCTGTTGGTGGAGATAAACTCCGTGTTCCTCCACCTCAGACAGTTGCTGCGTATGGCCAGCATGGCCAAAGGCACGCTGTACCGGGTCAACAGCATGATCAACCTGGGCACGTACGTGGTGTTCCGCATCAACACGCTGGCCTGGATGACCCGCTGGCTGGTGCTCAACAGGGACAAGGTGCCACTCCTGGCCTACACGCTGGGCAGCGTGGGTATGGCCATCATGACGGCCATGAATATTGTCCTGTTTTATCGGCTACTCAGGAGCGACTTTTTGAAGAGCAGCACCCGAGAGaccaagaaagagaaagagatgtag